From Alienimonas californiensis, a single genomic window includes:
- a CDS encoding TAT-variant-translocated molybdopterin oxidoreductase, with amino-acid sequence MTSPRPAADQSPAAGSASSREQGGRRYWRSLDEVKNTPEFEQFLHREFPEQADEPVGFDRRRWLQLMGASLALAGVTGCRWENEQFLPMATGRSAGRLPGLPQLFATSWELDGVGRSLLVSCVDGRPVKIEGNAEDPNGRGAASAFDQALILNLYDPDRQGPVTKGVGPKATPATLDDALAALNGVLGDGAGSTAVLCEATGSPTLKRLRDRVTAAGATWCEYSPLSGDLVREGTRQAFGDALRPSYDLAVADVIVCLDADPLGDDPASSVNNRAWASRRRPEDGPMNRLYAIESQFSVTGAAADHRFPIKSTAIPAFLAKLGAVRAGGDAGGDKFLAALAEDLRSDKKCVVLCGSRQPAAVQAYVHRLNEELGNHGVSFLAEADAPANADAVVGIQALCERLREGEFENLIVLGGNPAYDAPADCQFAKAVAQVKRSVRVGVYRDETSLLCGWHVPMAHPLEQWGDVRLWDGSYAIQQPLIQPLFGGVTSAEFLARLLGEPAATGYELTRATFDELVGGGTSAWKTAVHRGFVEGSAGEPASASVSGDVPALDTAVPEGFELVLTPSSSVHDGRFANNGWLQEAPDFLTKLVWDNAALISPVDAAELGVEQGDGLIVTTPAGSIDVPAYILAGQAKGSIGLALGYGRTAAGIVGGNVGIRDGAFMDVDEEDQLTEGVGFDAYPLWRTAEAGSNPHVIAGVKVAPGTIEHELVTTQNHHAIDERGMEHIMRVTPMLVREATEAQFAEHPDFADKLVHHPPLESLWESREYTGRSWGMAIDLAACTGCNACTVACQAENNVPVVGKDQVKRGREMHWLRMDRYFTPNLGGAAKSPAEAVDDESGLEVTDPAAWMNPAIASQPMMCVHCENAPCEQVCPVAATVHTEEGLNAMVYNRCIGTRYCSNNCPYKVRRFNFLNYNKRYEGANKQLTGMVLNPEVSVRVRGVMEKCTYCVQRIQHVTIPLDNANEPLKDGMIQTACGQACPTGAIVFGDLNDENSRVRALHQNGRAYKLLSEYNTKPRTAYLARIRNPHPDLEQAEAYYRDLSEVLHDDHGAHGHDDAHGGHGERAEGSEHDPHRPDDDPHGHEDDHAAASRLLNIVSV; translated from the coding sequence ATGACCTCCCCCCGTCCCGCCGCCGACCAGTCGCCCGCCGCCGGGTCCGCATCGTCCCGGGAGCAGGGCGGGCGCCGTTATTGGCGCAGTCTGGATGAGGTGAAGAACACGCCGGAGTTCGAGCAGTTCCTGCACCGCGAGTTCCCGGAGCAGGCCGACGAGCCGGTCGGGTTCGATCGGCGGCGGTGGTTGCAGTTGATGGGCGCCTCCCTGGCGCTGGCCGGCGTGACCGGCTGCCGCTGGGAGAACGAGCAGTTCCTGCCGATGGCCACTGGCCGCAGCGCCGGCCGTTTGCCCGGCCTGCCGCAGCTGTTCGCCACCTCCTGGGAGCTGGACGGCGTCGGCCGCAGTCTGCTGGTCAGCTGTGTGGACGGCCGGCCGGTCAAAATTGAGGGCAACGCGGAGGATCCGAACGGTCGCGGGGCGGCCTCCGCCTTCGATCAGGCGTTGATCCTGAACCTCTACGATCCGGACCGTCAGGGGCCGGTGACGAAGGGCGTCGGGCCGAAGGCGACGCCCGCAACGCTCGACGACGCCCTCGCGGCATTGAACGGCGTGCTCGGCGACGGGGCCGGCTCGACGGCCGTGCTCTGCGAGGCGACCGGCTCCCCCACCCTCAAGCGTCTCCGCGATCGGGTCACCGCCGCCGGGGCGACCTGGTGCGAGTATTCCCCGCTGTCCGGCGACCTCGTCCGTGAGGGGACCCGGCAGGCGTTCGGCGACGCGTTGCGGCCGTCGTACGATCTGGCCGTGGCGGACGTGATCGTCTGTCTCGACGCCGATCCGCTGGGCGACGACCCGGCCTCCTCGGTGAACAACCGGGCCTGGGCCTCCCGTCGTCGGCCGGAGGACGGGCCGATGAATCGCCTGTACGCGATCGAGAGCCAGTTCTCCGTCACCGGGGCCGCGGCCGATCACCGATTCCCGATCAAGAGCACGGCGATCCCCGCGTTCCTGGCGAAGCTGGGCGCGGTGCGGGCCGGCGGCGACGCCGGCGGCGACAAGTTCCTCGCCGCCCTCGCGGAGGATCTGCGGTCGGACAAAAAGTGCGTCGTGCTGTGCGGCTCCCGCCAGCCGGCGGCGGTGCAGGCCTACGTGCATCGGCTCAACGAAGAGTTGGGCAATCACGGCGTCTCTTTCCTCGCCGAGGCGGACGCGCCGGCGAACGCGGATGCCGTCGTCGGCATTCAAGCCCTCTGCGAGCGGCTGCGTGAGGGCGAGTTCGAGAACCTGATCGTCCTGGGCGGCAACCCGGCCTACGACGCCCCGGCCGACTGCCAGTTCGCCAAGGCCGTCGCCCAGGTGAAGCGGTCCGTTCGCGTCGGTGTGTACCGGGACGAGACGAGCCTGCTGTGCGGCTGGCACGTGCCGATGGCCCACCCGCTGGAGCAGTGGGGCGACGTGCGGCTGTGGGACGGCTCCTACGCGATCCAGCAGCCGCTCATTCAGCCGTTGTTCGGCGGCGTAACGAGCGCCGAGTTCCTCGCCCGCCTGCTGGGCGAGCCCGCGGCGACCGGCTACGAGTTGACCCGGGCCACCTTCGATGAGTTGGTCGGCGGCGGCACGAGCGCCTGGAAGACCGCCGTGCATCGCGGCTTCGTCGAGGGCTCCGCCGGCGAGCCGGCCTCCGCCTCCGTCAGCGGCGACGTGCCCGCGCTCGACACGGCCGTGCCGGAGGGGTTCGAGCTGGTGCTCACTCCGTCCAGCAGCGTGCACGACGGTCGATTCGCCAACAACGGCTGGTTGCAGGAGGCCCCGGACTTCCTCACCAAGCTGGTCTGGGACAACGCGGCCCTGATCTCCCCGGTGGACGCCGCGGAACTGGGCGTGGAGCAGGGCGACGGCCTGATCGTCACGACCCCGGCCGGGTCGATCGACGTGCCGGCCTACATCCTCGCCGGCCAGGCGAAGGGTTCGATCGGGCTGGCGCTGGGCTACGGCCGGACCGCGGCGGGGATCGTCGGCGGGAACGTCGGGATCCGGGACGGGGCGTTCATGGACGTCGACGAGGAGGACCAGTTGACGGAGGGCGTCGGCTTCGACGCCTACCCGCTGTGGCGGACGGCCGAGGCGGGCTCCAACCCGCACGTCATCGCCGGCGTGAAGGTCGCTCCGGGGACGATCGAGCATGAGCTGGTCACCACCCAGAACCATCACGCGATCGACGAACGCGGGATGGAGCACATCATGCGCGTCACCCCGATGCTGGTGCGGGAAGCGACCGAGGCGCAGTTCGCGGAGCACCCGGACTTCGCCGACAAGCTGGTGCACCACCCGCCGCTGGAAAGTCTTTGGGAGAGCCGCGAGTACACCGGCCGCAGCTGGGGCATGGCGATCGACTTGGCGGCGTGCACCGGCTGCAACGCCTGCACGGTGGCCTGTCAGGCGGAGAACAACGTCCCGGTCGTCGGTAAGGATCAGGTGAAACGCGGCCGCGAAATGCACTGGCTGCGGATGGACCGCTACTTCACCCCCAACCTCGGCGGGGCCGCCAAGAGCCCGGCGGAGGCCGTCGACGACGAGTCCGGGCTGGAAGTCACGGACCCGGCCGCTTGGATGAACCCGGCGATCGCCAGTCAGCCGATGATGTGCGTCCACTGCGAGAACGCCCCCTGCGAGCAGGTCTGCCCCGTCGCCGCGACGGTGCACACCGAGGAGGGCCTCAACGCGATGGTCTACAACCGCTGCATCGGCACTCGGTACTGCTCGAACAACTGCCCCTACAAGGTGCGGCGGTTCAATTTCCTGAACTACAACAAGCGGTACGAGGGCGCGAATAAGCAGCTCACGGGGATGGTGCTGAACCCCGAGGTGAGCGTTCGCGTCCGCGGCGTGATGGAGAAGTGCACCTACTGCGTGCAGCGGATTCAGCACGTCACCATCCCGCTGGACAACGCTAACGAACCGCTGAAGGACGGCATGATCCAGACCGCCTGCGGTCAGGCCTGCCCGACCGGGGCGATCGTCTTCGGCGACCTGAACGACGAGAACAGCCGCGTCCGGGCGCTGCACCAGAACGGCCGGGCCTACAAGCTCCTCAGCGAGTACAACACCAAGCCCCGCACGGCGTACCTCGCGCGGATCCGGAACCCGCACCCGGATCTCGAGCAGGCGGAGGCCTACTACCGCGATCTGTCCGAGGTCCTGCACGACGATCACGGCGCGCACGGCCACGACGACGCGCACGGCGGCCACGGTGAGCGGGCGGAGGGCTCCGAGCACG